A single region of the Candidatus Liberimonas magnetica genome encodes:
- the argF gene encoding ornithine carbamoyltransferase, with product MAKNLLSIFDLSSKEIWSLFGLAKKVKPHKHLNRLAGKTLGLIFEKPSTRTSVSFSVAMFQLGGFPLILDVKNMQWQRGETVQDTARVLSKYIDVVMFRALKHSDVEAFASSSTIPVINGLTNKEHPCQILGDLLTLIEKRKISSAQELRKMKVVFMGDGNNVSNSWLGAAAIMGFNFILVGPKGYGPDKEILAKALPLSKKTGAKIEISDDVRRSVKGADLIYTDVWTSMGAEKEEKKRKVVFKPYQVNSELLKLAKKNCLVMHCLPAFRGQEITSDVLDGPSSVVLDQAENRLHIQKAILIHLLKPEK from the coding sequence ATGGCAAAAAATCTACTATCAATCTTTGACCTGTCATCAAAAGAAATATGGTCGCTTTTTGGTCTTGCTAAAAAGGTCAAACCTCATAAGCATTTGAACCGGCTTGCCGGTAAAACTCTTGGACTTATATTCGAAAAACCTTCTACAAGGACTTCTGTTTCATTTTCAGTTGCGATGTTCCAGTTGGGTGGTTTTCCTTTGATATTGGATGTGAAGAATATGCAGTGGCAGCGGGGCGAAACGGTCCAGGATACAGCAAGGGTCCTTTCAAAGTACATTGACGTAGTTATGTTCCGGGCGTTAAAACACTCGGATGTGGAAGCTTTTGCGTCTTCATCGACTATACCCGTGATCAACGGCCTTACTAACAAAGAACATCCCTGCCAGATACTCGGAGATCTACTGACCCTGATAGAAAAAAGAAAAATAAGCTCAGCACAAGAACTGCGGAAAATGAAAGTAGTTTTTATGGGCGACGGGAACAATGTCTCAAATTCCTGGCTTGGCGCAGCTGCTATAATGGGGTTTAATTTTATTCTTGTGGGGCCAAAAGGATACGGCCCTGATAAAGAGATTTTAGCAAAGGCCCTTCCTCTATCAAAAAAAACGGGTGCAAAAATTGAAATAAGCGATGACGTGCGCCGTTCAGTAAAAGGCGCAGACCTTATTTATACCGATGTCTGGACGTCTATGGGTGCAGAAAAGGAAGAAAAGAAAAGAAAAGTTGTATTTAAACCCTACCAGGTAAACTCAGAACTCTTAAAACTTGCCAAAAAAAACTGCCTTGTAATGCATTGCCTCCCTGCTTTCAGGGGCCAGGAGATAACAAGCGATGTCCTTGACGGGCCCAGCTCTGTAGTGCTTGACCAGGCAGAAAACAGGCTTCACATACAGAAGGCGATATTGATACATTTGCTTAAACCTGAGAAATGA
- a CDS encoding gamma carbonic anhydrase family protein, translating into MIKNYHTHKPKINPQTYISKHALVIGRVTLSKDVSVWPGCVLRGDVEEILVGERTNLQEGVLVHPNHSKPVIIGQGVTIGHGAIIHGCKIGDGCLIGMGAVILDGAAIGDECIIGAGSIVTEAMHVSSKNLVLGMPGKIVRQVKEEEIKRIRKNTEEYVQLARVYKKSKI; encoded by the coding sequence ATGATCAAGAACTATCATACACATAAACCAAAAATAAATCCTCAAACCTACATCTCAAAACATGCTCTGGTAATAGGAAGGGTCACTCTTTCAAAAGACGTTTCCGTATGGCCCGGCTGCGTTTTAAGAGGTGACGTAGAAGAGATACTGGTAGGAGAGCGTACTAATCTTCAGGAGGGCGTATTAGTTCATCCGAATCATTCAAAGCCGGTAATAATAGGCCAGGGTGTAACAATAGGGCACGGTGCTATTATACACGGCTGTAAAATAGGAGACGGATGCCTTATAGGCATGGGTGCGGTCATTCTTGACGGTGCTGCCATAGGAGATGAGTGTATAATAGGTGCGGGAAGCATCGTTACTGAAGCTATGCATGTAAGTTCAAAAAACCTGGTCCTTGGCATGCCCGGAAAGATAGTCCGGCAGGTTAAGGAGGAAGAGATAAAAAGAATAAGAAAGAATACCGAAGAATACGTACAGCTTGCCAGAGTTTATAAGAAAAGTAAAATTTGA
- a CDS encoding divalent-cation tolerance protein CutA has protein sequence MKYIVVFITCANKKEADKIANLLVKEKLCACGNSLKGVRSIYWWKGKIEKSNEVLLLCKSVKIKLDKIIKRVKELHSYDVPEIIALPILGGSRDYLKWIRNSVNNRYCKLLTN, from the coding sequence GTGAAATATATAGTGGTTTTTATTACCTGTGCAAATAAAAAAGAAGCTGATAAAATAGCAAACCTTCTTGTAAAAGAAAAGCTTTGCGCCTGCGGTAATAGCCTAAAGGGTGTGAGGTCAATATATTGGTGGAAAGGCAAAATAGAAAAATCTAATGAAGTGCTTTTGCTATGCAAATCAGTCAAAATTAAACTTGATAAAATAATAAAAAGGGTCAAAGAACTTCATTCATACGATGTTCCTGAAATAATAGCTTTGCCGATACTTGGCGGGAGCAGGGATTATCTTAAATGGATACGAAATTCAGTGAATAATAGATACTGTAAATTATTAACAAACTAA
- the amrS gene encoding AmmeMemoRadiSam system radical SAM enzyme, whose amino-acid sequence MFPALYYVQKDKDTIKCQLCPHGCVIGNEKTGICRVRKNHSGKLFSLTYDKFTSINLDPIEKKPLYHFHPGTYILSVGTIGCNFACDFCQNWEISQASFNGIQTRTLTKEFALKYAIENNSIGIAYTYNEPLMNYEWVLDTSKLFKEKGLKNVLVSNGFINEEPWEKLVPFLDAANIDIKSFNDEFYKKYCKGKLAPVLRSVETMVKMKKHVEITTLLIPGENDSDEEIRKLAGWLAGLNTEIPLHFSRYFPNYKMNIQTTGIETLRRAYKIAKEKLKFVHLGNVSNSELS is encoded by the coding sequence ATGTTTCCGGCTTTATACTATGTTCAAAAAGACAAAGATACCATAAAATGCCAGCTTTGCCCGCACGGGTGTGTCATAGGAAATGAAAAAACCGGTATTTGCAGGGTAAGGAAGAACCACTCGGGAAAACTTTTTTCCCTCACTTATGATAAATTTACATCGATTAACCTTGACCCGATAGAAAAAAAACCGCTTTATCATTTTCATCCGGGAACATATATACTTTCCGTAGGTACAATCGGGTGCAATTTCGCATGCGACTTTTGCCAGAACTGGGAGATATCGCAGGCCAGTTTTAACGGCATTCAAACAAGGACCTTGACCAAGGAGTTTGCCCTAAAATATGCAATTGAAAATAACTCTATCGGCATAGCTTATACCTATAATGAACCGTTGATGAATTATGAATGGGTGCTCGATACATCAAAGCTTTTTAAAGAGAAGGGCCTGAAAAATGTGCTTGTCTCAAACGGTTTCATCAATGAAGAACCCTGGGAGAAACTCGTACCGTTTCTCGATGCGGCAAATATAGACATAAAATCGTTCAATGACGAGTTTTATAAAAAATACTGCAAAGGAAAACTCGCTCCTGTTTTAAGGTCAGTAGAGACCATGGTCAAGATGAAGAAACATGTGGAAATAACGACCCTCCTTATTCCAGGTGAGAACGACAGTGATGAGGAAATAAGAAAGCTTGCCGGCTGGTTAGCCGGTTTAAACACCGAGATACCTCTTCATTTTTCAAGATATTTCCCGAACTATAAGATGAATATTCAAACGACCGGCATTGAAACCTTAAGAAGAGCCTATAAAATAGCAAAAGAGAAGCTGAAGTTCGTCCATTTAGGGAATGTCTCAAACTCAGAGCTTTCATGA
- a CDS encoding Maf family protein has protein sequence MIILASSSPRRFELLKECGLKFKVIPASIKENTRYKNPAKIVERLSLKKALFVGNKLKDGLVIGADTIVVLKGRIIGKPKDKKDAFRILSMLNGTYHRVYTGVAVVDAKTLKYKVGHEVSRVKMRKLSKEEINNFTGKHMDKAGAYSVQEQEDAFVEKIEGDYYNVVGLPLRKLAALLRAFKIKLTVTKKIYRPGKLS, from the coding sequence ATGATAATCCTTGCTTCGTCATCACCCAGGCGCTTTGAACTGTTAAAGGAGTGCGGTTTAAAATTCAAGGTTATCCCAGCCAGCATAAAAGAAAATACCAGGTATAAAAATCCCGCAAAAATAGTTGAAAGGCTTTCTTTAAAAAAAGCGTTATTTGTCGGAAATAAATTAAAAGACGGCCTGGTAATAGGGGCCGATACTATAGTCGTTTTAAAGGGCCGGATAATCGGAAAGCCGAAGGACAAAAAAGATGCATTCAGGATCTTGTCAATGTTAAACGGCACCTATCACAGGGTTTACACAGGGGTCGCTGTAGTCGATGCAAAAACGCTGAAATACAAAGTAGGCCATGAAGTCAGCCGCGTTAAAATGAGAAAATTGAGCAAAGAGGAAATAAATAATTTTACCGGTAAACATATGGATAAAGCCGGGGCTTATTCTGTCCAGGAACAGGAAGATGCCTTTGTAGAAAAAATCGAGGGCGATTACTATAATGTGGTCGGGCTGCCTTTAAGAAAACTTGCCGCTTTATTACGGGCCTTTAAGATCAAGCTGACAGTAACAAAGAAAATATACCGACCGGGGAAATTATCCTAA
- a CDS encoding GDSL-type esterase/lipase family protein: MDSNNQPSLRKPHNAINKIIIGNLIAAAIIISTVWASNLIIRNNYMPLNDLYLDWLLNGKNYFVEAYRSEKNPAILMRTNKELISMDNTPESFSREKKPGAVRIFCVGGSTTGGWPFHKYLSYPRLMSLYLKDLLPDKRVEVINAGFMRSDSFSDISLVKEIQNYQPDLIILYEGRNEEPGISLHSLKQLWLMKTYLFILRNFHVFSNLKKSFNNEFNGAQGIRDLVQKMDKSNENKLRNFIFKNIMLINETAKANKCRIVLLTQVMHSSERNNGSVMNSINGWLKELSTKNGILLIDINEAFKNSVIPEEELVIPFSVHPDYRGYALMAKTVCLVLADENIIASKNKWEWKNLKDDTYYFDKLRFTPAFINETYYKRVLGLSKITDLNGFEKKYRQMAKDFVKNNSTK, encoded by the coding sequence ATGGATTCTAATAACCAACCGTCATTGAGAAAACCACACAACGCCATAAATAAGATCATAATCGGAAATTTAATTGCCGCTGCTATTATAATAAGCACTGTCTGGGCAAGTAATTTGATAATCAGGAACAATTACATGCCTTTAAATGACCTTTATTTAGACTGGCTGCTTAACGGGAAAAACTATTTTGTCGAAGCTTATAGGTCCGAAAAAAATCCGGCAATACTGATGAGGACCAACAAAGAATTAATTTCCATGGACAATACTCCAGAAAGCTTCAGCAGAGAAAAAAAGCCAGGGGCTGTCCGGATTTTCTGCGTAGGAGGTTCAACGACCGGAGGCTGGCCGTTCCATAAATATTTATCTTACCCGAGACTGATGTCCTTGTATTTAAAGGACCTCTTGCCGGATAAAAGAGTAGAAGTTATAAATGCAGGTTTTATGCGTTCGGATTCCTTCAGCGATATTTCTCTTGTTAAGGAAATCCAAAATTACCAGCCCGATCTTATAATCCTTTATGAAGGCCGCAATGAAGAGCCGGGCATATCCCTCCATTCCTTAAAGCAGTTATGGCTTATGAAAACCTATCTGTTTATTTTACGGAATTTTCATGTCTTTAGTAATTTAAAGAAAAGCTTTAACAACGAATTTAACGGGGCACAAGGCATCAGGGACCTTGTGCAAAAAATGGATAAATCCAACGAAAATAAACTGCGGAATTTTATTTTTAAAAATATAATGCTTATAAATGAAACAGCAAAGGCGAATAAATGCAGGATTGTATTACTAACACAGGTTATGCACTCATCTGAGCGAAACAATGGTTCTGTTATGAATTCCATTAACGGCTGGCTTAAGGAGTTATCAACAAAGAATGGTATTTTACTGATCGATATAAATGAAGCGTTTAAGAACTCAGTGATACCCGAAGAAGAACTTGTAATTCCGTTCAGTGTACACCCTGATTATAGGGGGTATGCTTTAATGGCAAAAACAGTTTGTCTGGTGCTGGCAGATGAGAATATCATCGCAAGCAAAAACAAATGGGAGTGGAAGAATTTAAAAGACGATACCTATTACTTTGACAAGCTTAGATTTACGCCTGCCTTTATTAATGAAACATATTACAAGAGGGTTTTGGGATTATCTAAGATAACAGATTTGAATGGTTTTGAAAAAAAATACCGGCAAATGGCCAAGGATTTTGTAAAAAATAACAGTACTAAATAG
- a CDS encoding SurA N-terminal domain-containing protein → MIMNFLRKHRTTIFAITILGFLSGAFVGFGSYFFGRKTASDAVAEVNGVQIPYTTYYNLYNRVVENMRKKNTEVTDDILKTKKQEVVQDLIQEEVFYQESLKYGIKVSDGEIAADINSYPGFQKNGQFDRFAYYNVLNQILRTTPQKFEESRKRQIAVFKLRYLIASSVRLTEPEIRLEYMRANRGDMSKFEAQRQEFIKNLRQEKVAMVFNEWFKQLNISVKIKVHLNEIEKGQS, encoded by the coding sequence ATGATAATGAATTTTTTGCGTAAACATAGGACTACCATATTCGCGATAACCATACTGGGATTTCTTTCAGGTGCTTTTGTAGGTTTTGGAAGTTATTTTTTTGGAAGAAAAACAGCAAGCGATGCAGTCGCTGAAGTAAACGGCGTCCAGATCCCCTACACGACCTATTACAACTTGTATAACAGAGTAGTGGAAAACATGCGCAAAAAAAACACGGAAGTAACCGATGACATCCTGAAAACCAAAAAGCAGGAAGTTGTGCAGGACTTGATACAGGAAGAGGTTTTCTATCAGGAGTCCCTTAAATACGGCATAAAGGTTTCGGACGGCGAGATCGCCGCGGATATTAACAGCTATCCCGGTTTTCAAAAAAACGGGCAGTTTGACAGGTTCGCCTATTACAACGTATTGAATCAGATACTCCGTACAACTCCGCAAAAGTTTGAAGAATCAAGAAAAAGGCAAATAGCTGTATTTAAATTAAGGTACCTTATCGCTTCGAGCGTCAGGTTGACGGAACCCGAGATCCGCCTTGAATATATGAGAGCTAACCGCGGGGACATGTCCAAGTTTGAGGCACAAAGGCAGGAATTTATAAAAAACTTAAGGCAGGAAAAAGTTGCGATGGTCTTTAATGAATGGTTCAAACAGTTGAATATTTCAGTCAAGATAAAAGTGCATTTAAACGAGATAGAAAAAGGCCAATCGTAA
- a CDS encoding AEC family transporter: MELVSKLVMQVFIYILLGFIMSRLVSKNLEKFVDIFINFAIYFLIPFFILSTIWAAPLSVLEATKIISVAFFVFVAGILMAQVWAYSRKIPFSKHCLSIIFMNSAYLAIPINTMLWGKQGAVYTIIFSAVISVFNYTAGVWWISKNKSIVEVLKLPFIYAVVAGIGLNILAIPIPEVILKSGNYVSYFTLPLMLALVGYSLKAIKPEVLLDAFFAGVLLRMLGGVLAGTFFVFVFDVTSPTMAGVCLMTASMPPAANNYILAQRYKAEVEFTSASIFLGTVFVLLTVPAISYFLAMFY, from the coding sequence ATGGAACTAGTATCAAAGCTTGTTATGCAGGTGTTCATATATATTTTGCTCGGTTTTATTATGAGCAGGTTAGTCAGTAAAAACCTTGAAAAATTTGTAGATATATTCATAAATTTTGCAATCTATTTTTTAATTCCTTTTTTTATCCTTTCTACTATCTGGGCCGCGCCGTTATCTGTTCTTGAGGCAACAAAAATAATAAGTGTAGCTTTTTTTGTTTTTGTTGCAGGCATCTTAATGGCTCAGGTTTGGGCATATTCCAGGAAAATACCTTTTTCAAAACATTGCTTATCAATAATTTTCATGAACTCTGCCTATCTTGCTATACCGATAAATACAATGCTTTGGGGAAAACAGGGTGCGGTTTATACAATTATTTTTAGCGCAGTCATCTCGGTATTCAATTATACCGCAGGGGTCTGGTGGATAAGCAAAAACAAATCCATAGTTGAGGTATTAAAGCTCCCTTTTATTTATGCGGTAGTCGCCGGAATAGGGCTGAATATCTTAGCTATACCTATCCCTGAAGTCATTTTAAAATCAGGCAATTATGTATCTTATTTTACCCTTCCGTTAATGCTGGCCCTTGTGGGATACAGCCTAAAAGCCATTAAACCGGAGGTGTTGCTGGATGCTTTTTTTGCGGGTGTTTTATTAAGGATGCTGGGAGGGGTGCTGGCAGGGACTTTTTTCGTTTTTGTTTTTGACGTGACGAGCCCTACCATGGCCGGCGTATGCCTTATGACCGCTTCCATGCCTCCGGCTGCAAATAATTATATTTTAGCACAGCGGTATAAGGCAGAAGTGGAGTTTACCTCAGCTTCTATTTTTTTAGGTACTGTTTTTGTCCTATTAACAGTTCCAGCGATAAGCTATTTTTTAGCTATGTTCTATTAA
- a CDS encoding DUF2723 domain-containing protein has protein sequence MRTKPVLLFFIVFSIYLFTLHPTVPAYRDSGDLVVASSTVGLAHPPGYPLYILCGKVFDMLSPFGNTAYHVNIMSAVFGAGAAFVLAVCLESVFGGSWWILISLFLLLFSPSYWRLAQVPEMYSLNAFLLSLILLLAIKLSIDFKAHNINNPLFLLIAFLCGIASGNHQTIIFIIPGLAWFFWSLGSFKIEDIAYGILLFSLGLSVYLFLPLRFSTAPVSSWGEPQSIEGLFRIITRSDYGGMKLHPEQSKFEWSFGMVMQHLLVYIKSLSQQFTWPGMLLGLIGIYLKIKDRFFKFLLISLLISGPVFVILSNLPPNEETTLPILEPHFVMPNVLFMFFVAACVSAIASKGLGKMLILFLAVLSFNTNMAQCDYRNSFFAYDYARNLFLTLKQGSFIYNPDDSTAFLTTYFQKILKKRQDIKLIAYYRTRWGYMLMKERYPEILPKEEVSSGRELEHLILDYNREKFRIFSELPSKFPPNYSSYPYGCLFRMSEKGEYEPDNSPFIFYVERGAYSKSEKNDFFTNHIISYYSSSHNNLGLAFANIKQYDTAQKEYYKSLSIDRTLIAAYNNLGTLEYAQSNYEKAVYWFNRVLKYNTNSDLVLFNIGLTYKALQKYQQAQEAFLKLWQKGNSANVGNELGLLYLYSGETNRSIEFFTKAIELDPKYLYAYYNLGLAYQKAGDYPKSKLSFKYYQGLVQDPKEKQEVEKILKTLQ, from the coding sequence ATGAGAACAAAACCGGTACTTTTATTTTTTATTGTTTTTTCCATATATCTTTTTACCCTTCATCCTACGGTGCCGGCTTACCGCGATTCCGGCGACCTTGTAGTTGCCTCAAGCACGGTCGGGCTTGCCCATCCTCCGGGGTATCCTTTATATATTTTGTGCGGGAAAGTTTTTGACATGCTCAGCCCGTTTGGAAATACCGCCTATCATGTTAATATCATGTCCGCGGTTTTCGGCGCAGGTGCGGCTTTTGTCCTTGCCGTGTGCCTGGAGAGTGTTTTTGGCGGCTCTTGGTGGATTTTGATATCTCTTTTCTTGCTCCTTTTTTCGCCTTCTTACTGGAGGCTTGCCCAGGTCCCGGAGATGTATTCCTTGAACGCATTTTTATTGAGTTTGATCCTTTTGCTGGCCATTAAGCTGTCCATAGATTTTAAGGCCCATAATATAAATAATCCGCTTTTTTTATTGATAGCATTTTTATGCGGGATTGCTTCGGGGAACCACCAGACCATTATATTCATAATACCCGGCCTTGCCTGGTTCTTCTGGTCTTTGGGCAGTTTCAAAATAGAAGACATTGCATACGGTATTTTACTTTTTAGTCTTGGCCTTTCGGTTTATTTGTTTTTGCCGCTAAGATTTTCAACTGCCCCGGTCTCAAGCTGGGGTGAACCCCAAAGTATCGAAGGCCTCTTTAGGATAATAACCCGTTCAGATTACGGCGGGATGAAACTTCACCCCGAACAGAGCAAGTTTGAATGGAGCTTTGGGATGGTAATGCAGCATTTGTTAGTTTATATAAAATCCCTTTCCCAGCAGTTCACCTGGCCCGGGATGCTGCTTGGACTAATCGGGATATATCTCAAGATAAAGGACAGGTTCTTTAAATTCCTCCTCATAAGTCTTTTGATATCCGGCCCGGTCTTTGTAATATTGTCTAACCTCCCGCCCAACGAGGAGACTACCCTCCCTATCCTTGAACCGCATTTTGTCATGCCTAATGTTCTATTCATGTTCTTTGTTGCAGCCTGCGTATCAGCCATTGCATCAAAAGGCCTTGGTAAAATGCTTATTTTATTTTTGGCAGTATTATCATTTAATACGAACATGGCCCAATGCGATTACAGGAACAGCTTTTTTGCCTATGATTATGCAAGGAACTTGTTTCTAACCTTGAAACAAGGCAGTTTTATTTATAACCCTGACGATTCAACGGCATTTTTAACGACTTATTTTCAGAAAATTTTAAAAAAACGGCAGGATATAAAGCTTATCGCATATTACCGCACACGCTGGGGATATATGCTGATGAAGGAACGTTACCCGGAAATACTCCCGAAAGAGGAAGTCTCTTCCGGGAGGGAGCTTGAACACCTGATCCTTGATTACAACCGCGAAAAATTCCGGATCTTTTCGGAACTGCCCAGTAAGTTCCCGCCGAACTATTCTTCTTACCCGTATGGCTGCCTGTTCAGAATGTCAGAAAAAGGCGAGTATGAACCGGATAATAGCCCATTTATTTTTTATGTTGAAAGAGGGGCTTATAGTAAAAGCGAAAAGAATGATTTTTTTACCAATCATATCATTTCATATTATTCTTCAAGCCATAATAACCTGGGCCTGGCTTTTGCGAACATAAAACAATATGACACGGCGCAAAAGGAATATTATAAGTCGCTCAGTATAGACCGTACGCTCATAGCTGCTTACAACAACCTCGGCACGCTTGAGTATGCACAGTCAAATTATGAAAAAGCCGTTTACTGGTTCAACAGGGTCCTAAAATACAATACTAACAGCGACCTCGTGCTTTTTAATATAGGGTTAACGTACAAAGCGCTGCAAAAATACCAGCAGGCACAGGAAGCTTTCCTGAAGTTATGGCAGAAGGGTAATTCTGCTAATGTCGGCAATGAACTCGGGCTCCTGTATCTATATTCCGGGGAGACAAACAGATCGATAGAGTTTTTTACAAAAGCCATAGAACTTGACCCGAAATATTTATATGCCTATTACAACCTCGGCCTTGCATACCAGAAAGCCGGCGATTATCCTAAAAGCAAGCTGAGTTTTAAATATTATCAGGGCCTGGTCCAGGACCCGAAAGAAAAACAGGAAGTTGAAAAGATTTTAAAAACTTTGCAATAA
- the def gene encoding peptide deformylase: MSILKIYKYGEPILKKKCLPVKEITPEIKKLAGDMLETMYINNGVGLAASQVGVPDRICVIDVRPEGKRKPLVLINPKITDKSGKMLEEEGCLSFPGIAASIKRHKNVKVSAINENGMPVIVEGAGLLSKALQHELDHLDGKVFISRLPIYKKLHVQYLIRKRKKLGEW; this comes from the coding sequence ATGAGTATTTTAAAGATTTATAAGTACGGTGAACCTATTTTGAAGAAAAAATGCCTGCCGGTCAAAGAAATTACGCCGGAAATAAAAAAATTAGCCGGCGATATGCTTGAGACGATGTATATCAATAATGGCGTCGGCCTTGCCGCCTCTCAGGTAGGCGTACCGGACAGGATATGCGTTATAGATGTAAGGCCTGAAGGAAAAAGGAAACCCCTTGTGCTCATAAACCCTAAGATAACAGATAAGAGCGGCAAGATGCTGGAAGAAGAAGGCTGTCTTTCGTTCCCGGGTATAGCAGCCAGTATCAAGCGTCATAAGAACGTCAAGGTGAGCGCGATAAATGAGAACGGCATGCCTGTTATCGTAGAAGGGGCCGGCCTCCTTTCAAAAGCCCTGCAGCACGAACTGGACCATCTGGACGGCAAGGTTTTTATAAGCAGGCTTCCGATTTATAAAAAACTGCATGTTCAGTACCTGATAAGAAAAAGAAAAAAATTGGGCGAGTGGTAA